Part of the Vigna angularis cultivar LongXiaoDou No.4 chromosome 1, ASM1680809v1, whole genome shotgun sequence genome, TTCAATTCATGGATGCGTAGCCGAAGAAAGTAGTTGGGGGCAGTTGGGAAATGACGATGCAGTGttcatttcttctctctttctctctcacacacagacacacacttTCTCGCCAGAAGCCATGGGCAACACATCTTCCATGCTCACCCAATACGACATCGAAGAGGTTCAGCAACACTGCCAACACGCTTGTAACTAACTAACTACCTACCAATccttcaattttaatttcattttcattttcatttactCGTCTTTGATTTTTCGCGTGTGCGTGTGTAGTTACGCAGCAGGAGATTGTTTCTCTGTACCAACGCTTCTGTCAACTCGATCGCAACAACTGCGGTTTCATCTCTTCTGATGAATTCCTCTCCATTCCCGAATTCGCCGTCAATCCTCTCTCTCAGGTCTCTCTTTCTCTCGATTCAATTTTCCATTCAATTCAATTGAGGTGTTCACATTGATAACATTGCAGAGTTTGTTGAGGATGCTGGACGGATTGAACTTCAAGGAATTCGTGGCTTTCTTATCTGCCTTCAGTCCCCGCGCCACTCTACACCAAAAAATTCTATGTAagttattttatcaaaattatcaatttattttctctttgttCAATCGAAGACAGATAAATCACatcattgttttaattttgcttTTTCATTTTGCAGTCATTTTCAAGTGGTATGATACCGATTGCAATGGAAAAGTGACCTTCCATGACATGCTCAGGGCTTTAAGGGATTTGTCAGGATCCTTCATGTCTGAGCAACAGAGAGAGGTCACTTTATTCTTTTGCTGCCTTTTGCTGATGCTGTTcggtttttcttttctactctCCATATAGCACACTGCACTTTCTTGCTTGGTTTGTTTGACAAAAACTTGGTTTTACCAGTAATTAGGAAGCTGCTTTCACTTTGAgttgaatttagtttttatgcACTGACCTTAGAGTATAAAAAGTGCTTTACTACCAATTGCAAATTCTAATTGATATGACTTTTAAAATAGTAGTAGGGAGTGTTGATTGAGTTATAAACTTTTCAGTGCCTGTTTTGCATTCTTATAAACACAAAAGTCTTTTTCATGtacaaatcaataaatttattatatatgacCGTTTGTATATAAATAACACAGCAAAGTGTCCCTAAAGATGCTATTTGCTCTTTTATTTTCCAATGTTAAAGATTGTGCaggaaattaaaaagaaaacgtGATACTTCtgtaattatttgtattaatgTGTCGTGAAAACATTTCGCAAATCATAGAGGTATTGGCCTTTCACTTTCTATAGTTATCTACCAAACCAATGTTTGTGTTCGATTATTATTCTGGTCCACATGACATCAGAGGAAACACATTACAGCTTACTTCTCACCTTTGTTCCTTTGAAATCAAGTTTTGGAATTGGATGGTTCAAGCAATTGAATTTAGAAGTACCGATAACAATATTCCTTGTATATAAAGTATGAGGCTTAGTATGAGCCACATAAGCCGGAAACTAAGCAAAAGACAATAAGAGTTTCTTTGAAAGTTGTTATCTATTACAAGGCTCTCGACTTGTAGCTCTAATTGCACTTTTCATGCTTTTAAAATGAAAGGAGAAGATTGTTTCCTAGCTTCCAAGTTGTATCTGTGAATATGTTACCAGGTGAAAaacatctttatctttttttttatgagaaacaTAGAAGCACAATCCTTCATCAACCAAGTATTTATATGAGGTGTATCATCCATGTATGTTTTGTAATATCTCAGATTGCCAAATATATAAATGGAGGATGTGATCTGCTTATAACAGCATCATGTATTCTCTTTCCTTTGTATATACAGGAAGTTCTGACACAGGTCCTTGAGGAAGCTGGCTATGCAAAGGATTCTTCATTAGTCTTGTCTGACTTCGTGAAGGTACTGAAATTTGCTTGACTTGCCTCTCTAGAAATCTGAAGTTTAGTTTATACAATCTTTTTAATAGGCAGCAAGTACACGCTAAGAGATAGTGAGTTGAGTCTTCTATTATTTTTGGTGTTTCTCCTTCATATCTATTATGATCTTACCATTAACTTCAAAGATATTaccaaaatttgattttaactGTGGTTAGGGCCTTAACATAGATGTGAAGAAGGAAATTAAGTAACAATGCAAAGATGAGTTGATAATGTCAAATGGGAGttctattttattgatttatccTGTAAATTAGAAGGCACAGTTGCCCATATGATGCATATATATTATCTTGCAGTGGTAAAGGTCTCTTACATCCaatattttaaaccaaaataatattttcacgTGGTTCATAGGTCGCAA contains:
- the LOC108335180 gene encoding uncharacterized protein LOC108335180, with protein sequence MGNTSSMLTQYDIEEVQQHCQHAFTQQEIVSLYQRFCQLDRNNCGFISSDEFLSIPEFAVNPLSQSLLRMLDGLNFKEFVAFLSAFSPRATLHQKILFIFKWYDTDCNGKVTFHDMLRALRDLSGSFMSEQQREEVLTQVLEEAGYAKDSSLVLSDFVKILGNSGLKMEVEIPVD